The Streptococcus oralis genome segment GCCTGCAGGCATAATTCCCTGGGCTCCTTCTCTCCAGGTCTTCAAACATCAATTCAACTGGACTCTCCGCTTCTGGATGATTCCGTCTCAATTCTCGAATCATATCTGTAACCTGCCCCAAATTAGGAAGATAGTGATCGAGCTGACCATCAAAATAAAGATAGCCAATTAGAGAACGCATCAGAAGCTTATTGGCCGCCGGCCAGAAAGGATCGCTTTCATGACCATTTCTGTTTAGCGACTCTGTAATGGCCTCTGACACTCGATCTATATCCATTTCAGTATGGATATATTTGAACACATTAAAGCCGTCTGAATTCAGGAAAGTAATCAAATCAAAGATTTTTATCTTATATCCTTTTTCTACAAGGGATTTTCCCGTTTCATGAATGAGAAGTCCTTTGGTATCTGTCGTCACAAAGCTAGAGTTACCTTGTAAAATATTCGGTTTAACAGCGCTTCGAGTCTTTGAATCCCCGGTACCTCCATAAACTAAGACATTCTTATTAATCTGATTTTCATAGCTCAATCGGCTATTAAATAGTCCCATCTGGCTATTCTGTGTAAAAATCATATTCTTTTCAGGCTCTGCGTCTCGGAAGCGCATCAATTCGTCTTTCGTCGCAAAACGTGCCGACCCATGCTCCTCCCCATACCTGTACGTGCCTGTATCAGATACCCTCAAATACAGTAGAAAAGCAATCAAAAATCCGCCCATACCAACCAATAAAGAAGCAGGAGTAAATTGAAAATCAAGCCAAGATTTATCGCTTAGATGGTCGCTCATCCAGTTAAGCTTTCCAAATCCAAATACATCCGTTACTGAATCGGTATCTGGTGCTAACAGCCACAGTTTAAAAAGCCAATGAAAGAGGTAGAATAGACCCAGTCCTAAAAACAAATACGGCCTAAGTCTCCGTTTCTTCTTTTCTGTAATCACTTCATTTTCCCTCCAATCTGTGGTTCGATATTTTCCGGAAGAACAAATTCTTTGGTATGAATATTTACCTGCAGGGAAGCAATTTTCTCTTGTTCAACTGCTTTGAAATGTTTCAATTTCTCCTCAAAAGAAGTTGTTTTACCATTTTTAAGATTCCGATCATTGAATCCTTTCGGATCTCTTGTGATCCCTTCTAGTACATCCTTAAAGGCTTGTTCGACAACACCTTTATCTTTTGCATTGAAAGCAAGAGTTGTCTTACCATCAGGGTGTGTATAAAAAGAAAAGCCAATCCCGTATTGGCCAAGTTCTTTTCGAACTGCCTCGAGATTGACTTCATTATGTAATAATTGCTGGACTTCTTTAGCATCTGCTGTTGCCATGAATTTATTCCAGTCTGTCTCACCAGTAAAGACTACATTCTCCCCTCTGGCTTGATAAGTTTCAATTCCTTTAGAGCACATCAGGAAAAGACCTTTTAAAATTACTTCTCCTGTCACAAGAGTTGCCCGTCCTAACTGGGCTACCACTTGTTCTTGTTCCATTTTAGCTCACCTCTTCAATTTTGAAATAAAGATCTTTCAATTGAGTGGCTTGAGATTTTTTAGTCAAAATCTGTTGTTGCAACTCATCGATCCTATTTTGGCACTGGGCAATTTCCTCGTTTGCTTCTTTGATAAAATCTTCGTTAGATTTGATTTTATTTTTAATAGATTGCTTATAAGTAATCGTCTGAGCCTCAAAGCTATCAATAACCTCTGAAGGTAAATTTACTGTAGTCGCATGAGAAAGAGAGAAAGAAGATTCAACCTTTTGATCAGGAATCATTTTATTCTCTTTCTGAGTAAATGTTTCAACAACCGGCGATACTTCTTCTGTAGCTGCATCCTGTGTATTTTCATCTTGTGAAGGTTCTACTTGTTCTTCCTCATTTTCATCTAATCTACTGAAATGATCTGTAGTCCATTCACTAGAAGAATAGTTAATTTTATCTTCCAAAGGCACTTCCTTTCCAACCTGATCTTGAGGCTTCTGAGAAACTAGCTCAGCAATTCTTTGTCGAGCCATATCAGCCTCTTCCTTTAACGTTAGATTCTCTAATTCAGGATCTGGTTCTGGTATGCCTTGTGAGGACTTCTTTTCTTTATGTTTTGCCAAAAAATGAAGAAAACCTCTTTTTTTCTTCCCAACACTCATACCAAAATTTTCCAGCAACTGATCAATAATTCCAACAAAAGGTATTTCAAGTCTCTCTTCTTGTAGGATTTCACCCTCAGTATTGAGAGAATAGAGTAGATAGATTCCGTTTATTTTATTACTCTTCATTCGTTCGTTGATGATTTCTAGCTTTGAAAACAGCTCGTCTCGATGCTCAAATGTTTCCTCTTGTTTAGTCAGTTGATTGATAATTTTATACATGGTTCACTCCTTGGTTACTTGATTGTGCTGGAAGGATTAGATCCTTCATTTCCTGATAAGATAGCCCACTTTCTTCCGAAAGGGCAACGAAAAGTTGAGCCTCCACATCTCTTTCCTGGACTGTGTAGTTCTTGATTTTGTCAGTCGCTTCTTCTTTTTGTCGTTGCGCTTTCGCCTTGTCCCTTCTGATTTTTTCAAGTTTATTTTCAAGTTGATTTATTCTCTTGTTCATTCAATTCTCCTTATCGGCTACTACTGGATGAGGTCGTTTGTTCAGCAGAGGAAACTGAAGTCGAACTTGAACTGCTAGTATCTGAATAAGTTCCTATACTTTGCCCCTTTGCTTCAGTCAAGACGATCGGCTCAATTTTATTAATCAATAGCTTCCCTGATTGCTCCACATAGGTCAACCGAATTGTAGCCTTAGTGGTACCAGTAAGCCCCTTAGAATCTCGATTATCTTTTTCTGTTAAGGTTGTACTAGTATATTTAA includes the following:
- a CDS encoding DUF3801 domain-containing protein; translated protein: MEQEQVVAQLGRATLVTGEVILKGLFLMCSKGIETYQARGENVVFTGETDWNKFMATADAKEVQQLLHNEVNLEAVRKELGQYGIGFSFYTHPDGKTTLAFNAKDKGVVEQAFKDVLEGITRDPKGFNDRNLKNGKTTSFEEKLKHFKAVEQEKIASLQVNIHTKEFVLPENIEPQIGGKMK
- a CDS encoding VirD4-like conjugal transfer protein, CD1115 family yields the protein MITEKKKRRLRPYLFLGLGLFYLFHWLFKLWLLAPDTDSVTDVFGFGKLNWMSDHLSDKSWLDFQFTPASLLVGMGGFLIAFLLYLRVSDTGTYRYGEEHGSARFATKDELMRFRDAEPEKNMIFTQNSQMGLFNSRLSYENQINKNVLVYGGTGDSKTRSAVKPNILQGNSSFVTTDTKGLLIHETGKSLVEKGYKIKIFDLITFLNSDGFNVFKYIHTEMDIDRVSEAITESLNRNGHESDPFWPAANKLLMRSLIGYLYFDGQLDHYLPNLGQVTDMIRELRRNHPEAESPVELMFEDLERRSPGNYACRQWSLFNKNFDGQTRASVYAIFATTFSVFDHEQLRKIIEKDTLEIEKWNIEKTAVFIHIPEVDPAYQFLSALLFSTLFDVMMKTADAILLGEHPTKTKEDLSHVQVWADEFGQIGKIPNLPPIISVIRSREISIKMMVQSQSQIEVLYGKENTKTIINNCGAILYLGSNDLDTLKYLSERSGKQTLNDQNYSESRGRNGSSSKQNSKIGRELLTPHEVATIGTTEALLFLSKQNVFRDQKFNLDTHPRAYLLSNGPNDDNWYRYKRYLSDIDEWKDQVGEENVIHIGIKEVEEVPLKVS